Proteins encoded within one genomic window of Opitutales bacterium:
- a CDS encoding lipase family protein has protein sequence MFRRDAGSLVRCFLDRNQSLPVKDIVITGHSLGGAYATLAFAAMATSSTYQNLAIPLSGLVFGCPRVGSESFAQKFQSLDLPFYRVENTEDPVPKAPFEEMGYAHVCDRLSFSEDTGGLASNHSMQTYLDEAAVALA, from the coding sequence TTGTTTCGAAGAGATGCAGGAAGCCTTGTTCGATGCTTTCTGGATCGCAATCAATCCCTGCCCGTTAAGGATATAGTCATCACAGGCCACAGCCTCGGAGGGGCCTATGCCACACTGGCATTTGCTGCCATGGCCACGAGTTCCACCTACCAAAACCTTGCCATTCCCCTCAGCGGCTTGGTCTTTGGATGCCCAAGAGTCGGCTCTGAGTCCTTCGCCCAAAAATTCCAGTCGCTCGATCTCCCTTTCTATCGTGTAGAAAATACCGAAGACCCGGTTCCCAAAGCACCTTTTGAAGAAATGGGGTATGCCCATGTGTGCGATCGGCTCAGCTTCTCAGAAGACACGGGCGGCCTCGCCAGCAACCATTCCATGCAGACATATCTGGATGAGGCAGCGGTGGCCTTGGCGT
- a CDS encoding MBL fold metallo-hydrolase has protein sequence MTAIIPLEDNYDDVMKKAMIGKTITVSMLAKVSGIDEDRVRALTRGHKDKESLIACAPHINLSTRALEALSFDPKVPRISPPKGLYMINTPFGEEMTVNAWIIADSAGNAAIFDTGTDAQPIFDCISKNQLKPRALFLTHGHRDHVARATEICEQFDIESNIAEQSSFSATRRFAYGDRFQIGTLGIETRKTTGHANDGTSFIISGLETPIAVVGDALFACSMGGGIVSYQEALDTNRAQLFTLPDDTIVAPGHGPLTDIAHERLWNPFFADNLNKATH, from the coding sequence ATGACAGCAATCATTCCTCTCGAAGATAATTACGATGACGTCATGAAAAAAGCCATGATAGGTAAGACTATAACGGTCTCCATGCTGGCTAAAGTTTCGGGAATAGACGAAGACAGAGTAAGGGCTCTCACGCGCGGCCATAAAGATAAAGAATCACTCATCGCCTGCGCTCCACACATCAACTTGTCTACGCGCGCGCTGGAGGCGCTCTCGTTCGATCCAAAAGTGCCGAGAATCTCTCCGCCCAAAGGCCTCTATATGATCAATACTCCCTTCGGCGAAGAAATGACAGTGAACGCATGGATCATCGCTGACTCTGCCGGCAACGCCGCAATTTTCGATACGGGCACCGACGCACAGCCCATCTTTGACTGTATCAGCAAAAATCAGCTCAAACCTCGTGCTCTGTTCCTGACTCATGGTCACCGGGACCATGTTGCACGAGCCACAGAAATCTGTGAGCAGTTCGATATTGAATCGAACATAGCTGAGCAGAGCAGCTTTTCTGCAACGAGGCGCTTCGCCTACGGGGATCGATTCCAGATCGGCACACTTGGCATCGAAACCAGGAAAACTACTGGCCACGCCAACGATGGAACCAGCTTCATCATAAGTGGGTTGGAAACGCCCATCGCAGTCGTCGGTGACGCCCTTTTCGCCTGCTCAATGGGCGGTGGTATCGTGTCATACCAAGAGGCGTTAGACACCAACCGGGCTCAGCTCTTTACCCTTCCGGATGACACCATCGTGGCGCCCGGCCACGGTCCTCTTACGGATATTGCTCACGAAAGACTTTGGAATCCATTTTTCGCCGACAATTTGAACAAAGCGACCCACTGA
- the rpmG gene encoding 50S ribosomal protein L33: MPREVIILECTEARKENKPVSRYMSSRNPKTQTEKVEKKKYNPHLKRHTIHKEIKKK, from the coding sequence ATGCCAAGAGAAGTCATCATTTTAGAGTGCACCGAAGCGCGTAAGGAAAACAAACCTGTTTCCCGTTACATGTCGTCGCGCAACCCGAAGACGCAGACCGAAAAAGTCGAGAAGAAGAAATACAATCCACATTTGAAGCGCCACACGATACACAAAGAGATCAAGAAGAAATAG
- a CDS encoding Mrp/NBP35 family ATP-binding protein, giving the protein MDNRITEALKSVKYPGFSRDIVSFGLIRHAEVHDGVAQVTLELTSKDPKIAETLHQDVDYALSSLGGIRKVQLEIAVKAPPTPGEQAAEPSRIEGVRHVVAIASGKGGVGKSTLTTNVAIAASQIFAEQGRPSAVGIMDCDIYGPSIPLMLGIGTEPELEEDYLIPPENFGVSCMSMGYFLGEGAPVVWRGPRIHQAISQFIRNVAWGDLEVLFVDLPPGTGDAHLSLCQNLALDGVVVVTTPQAAAVNVALRGAMMFPELNVPFLGAVENMSYLEDTETGKKQYIFGQGGGAHTAANLDCDFLGQIPLDPDLRAGGDRGIPICISEPESLSAFAFRSIAGQIIQQLYHASPDQAFASAMRNK; this is encoded by the coding sequence TTGGACAACCGCATCACAGAAGCGCTTAAATCGGTAAAGTATCCCGGTTTCAGCCGAGATATCGTCTCATTCGGCCTGATTCGTCACGCTGAAGTCCATGACGGAGTGGCTCAGGTCACTCTAGAGTTGACGTCAAAAGACCCAAAGATCGCGGAAACACTCCACCAAGATGTCGACTATGCATTATCATCGCTAGGAGGCATTCGCAAAGTCCAGCTCGAGATAGCAGTCAAAGCACCACCAACTCCAGGCGAACAAGCTGCAGAACCCTCTCGCATCGAGGGAGTGCGCCACGTCGTCGCCATTGCCAGTGGCAAGGGAGGTGTTGGCAAAAGTACACTCACAACCAACGTTGCCATAGCTGCATCGCAGATCTTTGCCGAACAAGGTCGGCCCAGCGCGGTCGGGATAATGGACTGCGACATCTATGGCCCCTCGATCCCGCTTATGCTCGGAATCGGCACCGAGCCTGAGCTCGAAGAAGATTACTTAATTCCTCCAGAGAATTTTGGCGTCAGCTGCATGAGTATGGGTTATTTCCTCGGAGAAGGAGCGCCGGTTGTCTGGCGCGGTCCAAGAATTCATCAAGCCATCTCGCAGTTCATTCGCAACGTCGCCTGGGGTGATTTAGAAGTCCTTTTTGTAGATCTGCCTCCCGGAACCGGGGATGCTCACCTGTCCCTATGCCAAAATCTGGCGCTCGATGGCGTCGTCGTCGTGACCACCCCACAAGCTGCCGCAGTCAATGTGGCCTTACGTGGAGCGATGATGTTCCCCGAACTTAATGTGCCCTTTCTTGGAGCTGTGGAAAATATGAGTTATCTGGAAGATACTGAGACCGGAAAAAAACAGTATATTTTCGGCCAAGGCGGTGGAGCCCACACTGCGGCCAACCTCGACTGCGATTTCTTAGGCCAGATTCCTCTCGATCCAGATTTGCGCGCCGGCGGTGATCGCGGCATCCCGATCTGTATCTCCGAACCTGAAAGCCTTTCCGCATTCGCCTTTCGCAGCATAGCTGGGCAAATCATCCAACAGCTATACCATGCCTCGCCAGATCAAGCATTTGCCAGCGCGATGCGGAATAAATAA
- a CDS encoding PD40 domain-containing protein: MKSFRLLAIAASCFGSSLWPVLVFSQERIDEISRQGHQAVSVTVDAADPQLMRLARRGFAMHGGFELVTAQDAAWVARFEKTATGINYRVEAKGGDAVIAQGSVHGQVLEAMLAALDGIVLQVTKRPGFFQGRLVFVAEPSGNTELYTSDILFEAVTPLSNFGAQVVSPRWSPDGRYLVFTSYAATGYPDIVRLDIGEGMLNTIANYRGVNLGARFSPDGNRLAFVSSSSGTPEIYISRPDGSQAQRFTWTKGLAATPTWSPDGSQLIFTSDDWGGPQIILLDLAQKRNTRIRTGMGGYNAEAAWNPLDRDQIAFTAQRNGQFQIALYQFSTGKSVQLTSQIGDSVEPVWLSDGRHLIVTYREGATKRLRILDSETGKTNDPHTLQLVGACQADFVGKF, translated from the coding sequence ATGAAATCTTTTAGACTTTTAGCGATCGCAGCGTCATGCTTCGGATCTTCTCTTTGGCCCGTTCTCGTCTTTTCGCAGGAACGGATTGATGAGATATCACGCCAGGGTCATCAGGCGGTCAGTGTTACTGTTGATGCGGCGGACCCACAGCTCATGCGCCTCGCTCGGCGGGGTTTTGCGATGCATGGTGGTTTTGAACTAGTCACAGCACAGGATGCTGCTTGGGTTGCTCGCTTTGAGAAGACAGCAACCGGAATTAACTATCGTGTAGAGGCTAAAGGAGGGGATGCAGTCATCGCTCAGGGTTCAGTCCACGGACAGGTTTTGGAAGCTATGCTAGCGGCTTTGGACGGAATTGTTTTGCAAGTCACAAAACGACCAGGATTTTTTCAAGGAAGGCTCGTGTTTGTGGCAGAGCCGTCCGGGAATACTGAACTCTACACCTCTGATATTCTCTTTGAAGCAGTCACTCCGTTGAGCAATTTCGGGGCACAAGTTGTGAGTCCGCGCTGGAGTCCAGATGGTAGATATCTCGTTTTCACAAGCTATGCAGCGACAGGTTATCCTGACATCGTGCGCTTAGACATAGGAGAGGGCATGCTCAACACCATCGCAAATTATCGAGGTGTGAATCTAGGAGCGCGCTTCTCACCCGACGGCAATCGCCTCGCTTTCGTCTCATCGAGCTCTGGTACGCCCGAGATTTACATCTCTCGGCCTGATGGGTCGCAGGCTCAGCGTTTTACCTGGACCAAAGGTTTGGCGGCGACGCCGACGTGGAGTCCTGATGGAAGCCAACTGATCTTTACTTCCGATGACTGGGGTGGGCCGCAGATCATATTACTTGATCTGGCCCAGAAGCGAAACACCCGCATTCGCACGGGAATGGGTGGCTATAATGCCGAGGCCGCTTGGAATCCTCTAGATCGGGACCAAATCGCCTTTACCGCCCAACGCAACGGCCAGTTTCAGATTGCGCTCTATCAATTCTCAACGGGCAAATCAGTTCAGCTGACGAGTCAAATTGGAGATAGCGTTGAACCTGTTTGGCTCAGCGATGGTCGCCACCTGATAGTCACCTACCGCGAAGGTGCGACCAAACGTCTCCGTATCTTAGACTCTGAGACTGGCAAAACGAATGACCCGCACACACTTCAGCTGGTGGGGGCCTGCCAGGCAGATTTTGTGGGGAAGTTCTGA
- the dnaJ gene encoding molecular chaperone DnaJ: MAKEDYYDLLGVSKDASPEEMKRAYRKLAVKYHPDKNPGNAEAEEKFKQISEAYDILKDPEKRAAYDRFGHAAFQQGGGGGGRSSAGHDPFDIFREVFGGGGGGGGGGGIFDEFFGGGGGGGGSAVESGADLRYDVEISLEDAAAGTEKEIRYRRNVTCADCGGSGAEAGAKPTTCPDCGGSGYITSSRGFIQFRQSCPRCQGTGQVIDNPCRTCRGDGRIQDTSTVKVRIPAGVETGSRLRSSGKGEAGPRGGPSGDLYIIVHVAEHDIFERSGDDLYTEIPIKFTIAALGGTIDVPTLSGKGNLKIPEGTQSGTTFRLRNQGMPSLRGGPKGDLLIKVKIEVPKKLNKDQRKALEDFAEACGDAAHPVEEGFFEKAKKFFE, translated from the coding sequence ATGGCAAAAGAAGACTATTATGACCTCCTTGGCGTGAGCAAAGATGCTTCACCTGAGGAGATGAAACGTGCCTACCGCAAACTCGCGGTAAAATATCACCCAGACAAAAACCCTGGCAACGCCGAGGCTGAGGAGAAATTCAAACAGATCTCAGAGGCCTACGACATCCTCAAAGACCCGGAAAAACGGGCTGCTTATGATCGCTTTGGTCATGCCGCTTTTCAGCAAGGCGGTGGCGGCGGTGGGCGCAGTTCCGCCGGCCACGACCCATTCGACATATTCCGCGAAGTCTTCGGTGGCGGTGGCGGCGGCGGTGGAGGTGGCGGCATCTTCGATGAATTCTTCGGAGGTGGCGGGGGCGGCGGAGGTTCGGCTGTCGAAAGTGGAGCCGATCTGCGCTATGACGTCGAAATATCACTTGAAGACGCGGCTGCGGGCACCGAAAAAGAGATCCGCTATCGCCGCAATGTCACCTGTGCGGATTGCGGAGGCTCGGGCGCCGAAGCAGGCGCTAAACCCACGACCTGCCCCGATTGTGGCGGGTCCGGATATATCACTTCCTCACGCGGCTTTATTCAATTTCGCCAGAGCTGTCCACGCTGTCAGGGCACCGGTCAAGTCATCGATAACCCGTGCCGCACATGCCGCGGCGACGGCCGCATTCAAGACACCAGCACCGTAAAGGTCCGTATCCCCGCCGGCGTCGAAACTGGTTCACGGCTGCGCTCATCGGGAAAAGGTGAAGCCGGTCCACGCGGTGGTCCTTCAGGCGATCTCTACATCATCGTTCACGTCGCCGAGCACGATATCTTCGAGCGAAGCGGCGACGATCTCTACACCGAGATCCCCATTAAATTTACGATCGCAGCCCTCGGCGGCACCATCGACGTGCCCACATTAAGCGGCAAAGGGAACCTCAAAATTCCCGAAGGCACACAATCCGGCACAACCTTCCGCCTACGCAACCAGGGCATGCCAAGCCTGCGTGGCGGCCCGAAAGGCGACCTACTCATCAAGGTCAAAATCGAGGTGCCCAAAAAGCTGAATAAAGACCAACGCAAAGCACTCGAAGACTTCGCCGAAGCCTGCGGCGACGCCGCACATCCAGTCGAGGAAGGCTTCTTCGAAAAAGCTAAGAAATTTTTCGAGTAG
- the grpE gene encoding nucleotide exchange factor GrpE: MSDKTETSEETKNPDVDEETAAESVETPEVEANAEESYVSDENELVSRLNQAEARAAELQDRLLRTAAEQENYRKRMAREKDDLRKYAIGDLIEDLLPAIDNMKLGLQGATQYDSTEAKNVAYGFEMVINQIKQILGDKGLTEIDPTGGAFDPNLHEATSNQPSDEHDEGVVIQTLRAGYTLNERLLRPATVIVSSGKADAES, from the coding sequence ATGTCTGATAAAACAGAGACATCTGAAGAGACAAAGAATCCCGACGTCGACGAAGAAACCGCTGCTGAATCTGTTGAGACCCCAGAGGTTGAGGCAAATGCCGAAGAAAGCTATGTCTCGGACGAGAACGAACTCGTCAGTCGCCTAAACCAAGCAGAAGCACGTGCTGCCGAGCTTCAGGATCGCCTCCTACGCACCGCTGCCGAGCAAGAAAACTATCGCAAGCGCATGGCTCGCGAAAAGGACGATCTGCGCAAATATGCCATCGGCGACCTGATCGAAGACCTGCTCCCTGCCATCGACAACATGAAGCTCGGGCTACAAGGTGCCACGCAATACGACAGCACCGAGGCAAAGAATGTCGCCTACGGTTTCGAGATGGTAATTAACCAGATCAAACAGATCCTGGGTGATAAGGGCCTGACTGAAATCGATCCTACCGGCGGCGCGTTCGATCCAAATCTCCACGAGGCTACCTCTAATCAACCCTCCGACGAGCATGACGAGGGTGTCGTCATCCAGACCTTGCGCGCCGGCTATACACTCAACGAACGTCTCCTTCGCCCCGCGACAGTCATTGTCTCCAGCGGAAAAGCCGACGCAGAATCATAA
- a CDS encoding class I mannose-6-phosphate isomerase, whose product MAGPISLKPIYQERVWGGRGLHEKLGRDLPKGKVIGESWECVDRPEAQSVVVDGPHAGKTIRLLIEQHGSEIMGPDYDTSRPFPILVKWLDCKERLSLQVHPPGSVADELKGEPKTENWFIAQCDPDSHLVVGLKNGATREQFEAALKDNTLEDCVHRFPVQPGDSILVESGRIHAIDGGNLILEIQQNSDTTYRVYDWGRVGLDGKPRDMHIEESLKSIDFNDFEPSALRTAGQSLTVAEAKEFRIRKFELNAGESLPVDTSNEPMLLHVVSGTLKSGDFTSAPSSTTILPYGQTFNLAATEPSIVLITDRFI is encoded by the coding sequence ATGGCTGGACCTATCTCACTCAAACCTATCTATCAGGAACGCGTCTGGGGCGGACGTGGGCTCCACGAAAAACTCGGCCGCGATCTGCCAAAGGGCAAAGTAATCGGTGAAAGCTGGGAATGTGTCGATCGCCCCGAAGCCCAGTCGGTTGTCGTCGATGGGCCTCATGCAGGTAAAACCATCCGCCTTCTTATCGAACAACATGGCTCCGAAATCATGGGGCCTGACTACGATACCAGCCGCCCATTTCCCATCTTGGTCAAGTGGTTAGACTGCAAAGAGCGACTCAGCCTTCAAGTCCACCCCCCAGGCTCTGTCGCCGACGAACTCAAAGGCGAACCCAAGACCGAAAATTGGTTCATCGCTCAATGTGATCCCGATTCCCATCTCGTGGTCGGCCTAAAGAACGGTGCCACGCGAGAACAATTTGAGGCTGCGCTCAAAGACAACACGCTCGAAGACTGTGTGCACCGTTTTCCAGTTCAGCCCGGAGATTCCATTCTTGTTGAGAGCGGCCGTATTCACGCCATCGACGGAGGAAACCTCATCCTCGAAATCCAGCAAAATTCCGACACCACCTACCGCGTATACGACTGGGGCCGCGTCGGCCTGGACGGCAAGCCACGCGACATGCACATCGAAGAATCATTGAAGTCTATCGATTTTAATGACTTCGAGCCCTCGGCACTCCGCACCGCCGGTCAATCACTCACAGTCGCAGAAGCCAAAGAATTTCGCATCCGTAAATTCGAACTCAATGCAGGAGAGTCCTTACCTGTCGACACAAGCAATGAACCGATGCTCCTCCATGTCGTGTCAGGCACACTCAAATCCGGTGACTTCACCTCAGCGCCGAGTTCGACAACAATCTTACCCTATGGCCAGACTTTCAATCTAGCTGCGACAGAACCGAGTATCGTGCTCATTACCGATCGATTCATCTAA
- a CDS encoding Fpg/Nei family DNA glycosylase, with translation MPELAEVAFYARQWDPVIGQRIESAYIDKTSRVLRENKTLSKDTFTGRRFIAYHLHGKQMLFEFEGAGWLRLHLGMTGKLRTEPTSESSTYQPRPHDRLVLYTQPCIATFNDARHFGRITWLDSVDTPTFWTALPPAVNSKDFTEEITENALKRRPKTAIKTLLLDQAYFPGVGNWMADEILWRAKIHPASRSGSLNGFKARALYNKIVEVAHDSMRVIAQDWSTPPDEWLFNHRWKDGGICPKSGAPLLREKINGRTACWSPAIQKII, from the coding sequence GTGCCTGAGCTCGCCGAAGTAGCGTTTTACGCACGCCAGTGGGACCCCGTCATCGGACAACGGATCGAATCCGCCTACATCGACAAAACGTCTCGAGTGCTGCGCGAAAACAAAACGTTGAGTAAGGACACTTTCACGGGCCGTCGATTCATAGCTTATCATCTACATGGCAAACAAATGTTGTTCGAGTTCGAGGGTGCGGGCTGGCTCCGTCTCCATTTGGGAATGACCGGAAAACTCCGCACTGAACCGACCTCGGAATCAAGCACCTATCAGCCCCGGCCCCACGACAGACTTGTCCTCTACACACAACCCTGCATCGCCACATTTAATGACGCACGTCACTTCGGACGCATCACTTGGTTGGACTCGGTCGACACTCCGACATTTTGGACCGCTCTTCCCCCAGCGGTGAATTCGAAGGACTTTACCGAGGAGATCACTGAGAACGCTTTAAAGCGCAGGCCCAAGACCGCGATCAAAACACTTCTTTTGGACCAGGCCTACTTTCCGGGCGTCGGCAATTGGATGGCCGATGAAATACTTTGGCGCGCAAAAATCCACCCAGCTTCGCGATCAGGATCTCTGAACGGCTTTAAAGCTAGAGCATTATATAACAAAATAGTTGAAGTCGCACACGATAGCATGCGCGTTATCGCCCAAGACTGGAGCACCCCACCTGACGAATGGTTGTTCAATCACCGCTGGAAAGACGGTGGCATATGCCCCAAAAGCGGCGCACCCCTGCTACGGGAAAAGATCAACGGACGCACGGCTTGTTGGTCGCCTGCGATCCAAAAAATTATTTAA